TGCACCACATCGTCTCCGACGGCTGGTCGCTGGGCGTCCTCTTCCGGGAGGTGACGGCGCTCTACGAGGCCTTCGCCGCCGGCCGCGACAACCCCCTGCCGCCCCTGCCCATCCAGTACGCGGACTACGCGTGGTGGCAGCGGGAGTGGCTCCAGGGGCCGGTGCTGGAGGAGCAGCTCCAGTTCTGGACGCGGCACCTGACGGGCGCGCCGCCCCGGCTCCGCCTGCCGTTCGACCGGCCGCCGCCGGAGCTCCCCAGCCACCGGGGGAGCCTCGTGGTGGGGCGCATCGACGCGGCGCGGACCTCCGCCCTGGAGGCATGGGGCCGCGGCGCTGGCGCCACCCTGTTCATGACCACGCTGGCGGCGTTCTTCGCGCTGCTGCACCGGCTCACCGGCGCCTCGGACCTCGTGGTGGGGACACCCACGGCCAACCGCACGCATCCCTTCACCGAGGACCTCATCGGCTTCTTCGTGAACACGCTGGCGCTGCGGTGCCAGGTGCGCGCGGACATGGGCTTCGCGCAGCTCCTGGAGCAGGTGCGGACGCTCGCGCTCGCGGCCCACGACCACCAGGACGTGCCCTTCGAGCGCGTGGTCAACGCGCTCGGCAGCGAACGCTCCCTGAGCCACAACCCGGTGTTCCAGGTCCTGTTCGCCTTCCAGAACGCGCCCCTGTCCGCGCTGCGCCTCCAGGACCTGAGCTTGAGCGAGGTGGAGCCGAACTTCGACGTGGTGAAGTTCGACCTGGTGGTCATCGTCCAGGAGCAGGGCGGCGCGCTCACCGTCACCTGGAGCTACGCCACCGACCTCTTCGACGCGCCCACCGTCGAACGGATGCACCAGCAGTACGCAGGGCTGTTGGACGCGCTGCTCGCGGACCCGGGAGCGCGCGTGGGACGCGTGGAGCAGGCGCCCCCTCCGGCCCCGGCCACGCGAAGGACGTCCGACTTCGAGCGGCTGCGCACCATCAAACCCAGACCGCTCCCCGTCCCGCCCCGGGACGAGGACAAAGAACACTGAAATGCACTCCGACCCCAGGCGGCCCCTCCCATGACCGTGACCTATGACCCCGGTGTGCACATCGCGGGCGATGGCTGGCTCGCGCTGCACCGCAACGAGAACCTCTTCGCGGAGCCGGCGCTGCTCGACGACATGGCCCGGAGCGCCCTGTCGAAGGTGACGCTCTCCGCGTACCCGCACCCGACCTCCCTGCCGCTGCGGGAGAAGCTGGCGGAGGTCCACGGCGTCGACGCGGCGAACGTCTTCGTGGGCAACGGCTCCGACGAGGTGCTCTCCGAGCTGCTGCGCCTCCTGCGGCCGTCCTACGACACCCTCTGGATGCAGGACGTGGGCTACGTCATCCACGGCGTGCTCGCGGACCGGCTGGGCTACCGCCCCCAGACGCTGCCCGGGAGCACCTTCGCCACGGGCCGCGTGACGGCTCCCGACGGGCCCTGTCTGTCCGTGGTGGACTCCCCCAACGCCGTCACCGGCCACGCCGTCTCCGGAGACGACCTAGCCGCCCTGGCCCACACACCCGGCGCGTTCCTCGTCTGGGACAACGCCTACGGAGAGATTTCCGGCGACACGCTGCCCAGGGAGGTGCGCCCCAACGTCGTCACCGTGCGCAGCTTCTCCAAGTTCTACGCGCTCGCCGGGGCGCGGGTGGGCTACTGCATCGGCGACCGCGCGCTGGTGGCGCGGATGCTCCAGCGCAAGGACGCCTTCAACGTGGGCGCCTTCTCCCAGGCCGTCGCGCTGGAGGCGCTCACGCGCCGGGAGCACTTCCTCCAACTCGCCGGGGAGCTGCGCGCCGCCCGCGCCCGGCTGGTCACCGCGCTGGAGGCCCTGGGCTTCGAGGTGCGACCGCCCCGGGGGAGCTTCGTCTTCGCGAAGCACGCGACCCGCGACGCCGCCGCGCTGCACCAGGGCCTGGAGGCCCGGCGCATCGCCGTGCGCCACTTCCAGAAGGACGGCGTGCGGGACTACCTGCGCATCACCGTGCCGCCCGCCGCGGGCATGCAGCGCCTGCTCGAAGCGCTTCAGGCCCTGCTGTCGGAGGCCAGCGGGAACGGGAGCTGACCCAGCGGCGTCTTCAGGGACACGGACACGACGCGTCCCTGCTCACGCTGGAGCACCAGCAGGATGGCCGGGGGCACGCCGAACATCCGGAACGCGTCCTGCCCCAGCGGCTCCAGCCCGATGAGGTCCTGGCCGTTGATGGCCATCACCAGCCGGTCCCCGGCGACGCGGACCTCGCCGTCGAAGTCGCGCTTCAGGCCCCACTCCAGCGGCAGGTTCTCCGCCAGGGGCGTGTCCCCCAGCGACCCGGAGACGGTGAAGCGGCAGGCGTACGTCCCCAGCTCCGAGCGGGGCAGCGTGATGGCCTCCTGGTGCTTCGCCACGCCGGGCTGCCGCGCGACGAACTCCGGCGGGAACAGCCCCACGATGAAGTCATTGAGACACACGTCCGCGATGAGGTGGACGCGCGGCACCGGCCCCTGGTTGGCGACGTGGTGGGTGAGGCTGAAGTCGCCGTACCAGAGTTCGCCGGGCTGCCAGCGGCACGGCTCGTCCCCCACGACGAACTCCACCCCGGGGTTCGTGGTGATGGGGATGTGCAGGCGGATGAGTCCCTTGTCGAAGCCCAGGAACCAGTCGCTGTGCGGATTGATGCGGCCGTTCGGCCAGATGACGGAGATGCGCACGCTGTGCTTGGGACACGGCAGCGAATCCAGCACCTGCTTGAAGTACGGAGCGACCTGCGTGAGCTCGGTCTCCTGGAAGCCCACCAGCGCGGGCTCCCCGGGGGAGGCGTCGTTCCACCGGCCGCCAATGGAATGCAGGCTCGCGCCGCCCCAGCGCGCGTGGATGGGCGGGTCGCTGTAGGTGGGCTCCTCGCGAATCTGGAACCGGGAGATCTGCTCCAGGGCCTGAAGCAGCTTCGCGGGCTCATAGGTGAGGGGCAGTTTCGTCGTGACCCGGGCCATGCCAGACCTCGCTCCGAGGAAGGAAGCGCTGTGGAAAAAGGCACGGTAGCAACCGCCAAAAGGGAATCAAGGCATGCTGCCGCGCGTCGTTGAAGCAGGTCGGTATCCATGCCAGATTCCGCCCCCCGTACCTGCTGAAACCTGTCTCACCGTCCGGGCACATCCCGCACTCCCCCACGGGTCCCAACCATGTCGGAGTCCACGCGTCTCGACTGCGTCGTCGTTGGTTACAACGAGACCCCTTTCGTCGAGTACGAAGCCACCCTGCGTCGCTACGGCGAGGACTCGGAGGCCTACCGGGACCTCAAGTTCAGCTTCGTGGACCTGGGCGACGCCAGGCTCAACTACGCGGACCTCCTCAATCGCGTGTATCGCGAAGCCCTGGAGCCCGGGACGCCGCACCGCGAATTCCTCTCCGGCGACATGCCCAGCCTCGCGGCCGTCTACCTCACCAGCTTCCTGCGACGCCGGGGCCTCCAGTCTCGTTACATCAATCTTTTCCAGTATGAGAAGGAGCCCCTGGCGGAGCTCCTGGCGGCCAACCCGCGCGCCATCGCCCTCACCACCACGCTCTATGTGTTGAACGAGCCGGTGATTGAGATGGTCAAGTTCATCCGCCAGCACAACCCGGACGTGCGGATCATCGTGGGCGGTCCGCTCATCGCCAATCACTTCCGGCGCTACCAGGGCCATGAGCTGGCCACGGTGCTGGACGACCTGGGCGCGGACCTCTACGTGGTGGAAGGCCAGGGTGAGCTGACCCTGGCGCGCATCCTGGAGACGCTGCGCGACGGCGGGGACCTGTCACAGGTGCCCAACCTGGCGTACGTGGATGCGAAGGGCCCGGTGCGCGCGGGGCGCTATCGCATCAACCCCCGCGAGGAGGAGAACAACCCGCTCGATGAGAACCTCATCGACTGGAATGGCCTGTCGGACGCGACGCTGGGGCCCACGCTCCAGACGCGCACGGCGCGCAGCTGCGCCTACAGTTGTTCGTTCTGCGCCTACCCCATGCGCGCGGGCAGCCTGACATTGGCGAGCCTGGACGCGGTGGGGCGGGAGCTGGACGCGATGGCCGCGCAGGGCGCGCGCAACGTCGTCTTCATCGACGACACCTTCAACGTGCCGCTCAAGCGCTTCAAGGAGCTGTGCCGGCTGATGATTGAACGCCAGTACGGCTTCAACTGGTTCTCCTACTTCCGGTGCAGCAACGCGGACGAGGAGTCGGTGGAGCTGGCGGCGCGCAGCGGCTGCCGGGGCGTGTTCCTGGGCATCGAGTCGGGTTCGCCCACCATCCTGACGAACATGAACAAGGCCGCCAGCGTGGAGAAGTACACGAACGGCATGAGGTGGCTGAAGTCCCACGGAATCCTGACGTTCGCGTCGTTCATCGTCGGCTTCCCGGGGGAGACGGACGCGACCGTGCAGGAGACCCTGGACTTCATCCAGACGACCCGGCCGGACTACTACCGGGCGCAGCTCTGGTACTGCGAGCCGGGCACGCCCATTGAAGGCAAGCGGGAGCAGTACGGCATCACCGGCCAGGGCTTCAGCTGGCGCCACGCCACCATGGAGAGCCTGGAGGCGATGGACCACATCGACCGGATGTTCCTCACCGTCCAGGACTCCACCTGGCTGCCCCAGTGGTCGTTCGACTTCTGGATCATCCCCTACATGATGGGCCGGGGCATGAGCCTGGAGCAGTTCAACGCGCTGATGCGGCTGGCCCACCGGCTCCTCGCGCTGGAGGTGGCCTACGTGCCACCGGAGGAGAAGCGCTCGCTCCAGCAGGGCTACCTGCGCCAGATGCGGGACCACGTGCGCCAGTGGGGCGCCCCCGCCCTGGCCGCGCGCTAGCAGGATGGCCGGTCGGCGACGCGCCGACATGGCGACGACCCGGATCCAGGAGTGCCGAGCGTGAGCATCGACGTCTTCCGCCTGTCCCCCCAGCAGCAGCGTTCCTGGCGGCTCCAGCGCCGCGGCGGGCCGCTGTGCGTCGACGGGCTGATGCACCTGGAGGGGCCCCTCCGAAGGGATGACCTCCAGCGCGCGCTGGACCGGCTGGTGGACCGCCACGAAGTGCTGCGCACCACGTTCCCCACCCCACCGGGGAGCACCGAACCAGCGCAGGCGGTGAACCCGCGCGGCGAGGTGGCGTGGGACGTGCTGGACCTGGGCGCCTTCGCCCCGGAGGAGCGGGAGCGCCGCGCGAAGGAGCACTTCGAGCAGCTCCGCGCCCGCCCCTTCCCGCTCGACTCCGGGCCCGCGCTGCGCGCGATGCTCGCGACCCTGGACGGGGAGCGGCACCTGCTGGGGCTGGTGCTCCCGGCGATGCGCGCGGACGCGGCCACCCTGCGCCTGCTCTTCCGCGAGCTGCGCCGGGCGTACTCGGCGGGCCCGGACGCGGCCGCGTCGGAGCCGCTGCCCTACCTCTCCTTCTCCGAGTGGCAGGGGGAGCTGGTGGCCGAACGCGCCGACCCCGCCAGCCCCGCGGCGGCCTGGTGGGAGCGGCACTTCCGCGCGTCCCCCCCGGTCGCCCTGCCGATGGAGCAGCGGGGCGGCGCGGTGTCCTCCCTCGCGCCGGAGCGACACGCCTTCACGTTGAGGGGCGAGGCCGTGACGGCGCTGGAGGTCGCGGCCCGGGGCGCGGGGTGCACGGTGGAAGCGCTGGTGCTGGCCACGTGGGCGGCCCTGCTCGGCAGGCTCACCGGCCAGGGGGAGCTCGTCGTGGGCCTGTGGAGTGACGGCCGCGAACACCCGGAGCTGGCGGAGACCTTCGGCCCCATGGCGCGGTGGCTGCCGCTGCGCTGCGACCTGGAGCCCACCGGGGTCCTGGACGCCCTGGCCCGGCAGGTCCAGCAGGCCCGGGCGGAGCTGCTCGAATGGCAGCGCTACTTCGTCTGGCCCGTCGAAGGCGAGGAGCCCGTCGCGGGCCGCGACCATCCGACCTTCGGCTTCGAGTGGGACACCCCGGCCCCCGGGGACGTCCCCGTGCGGGCCTTCGTGGACCACGCCAGGGTGACGCTCGCCCGCGAGTCCGTGGCGTCCGGCGCACGGGGCCTTGAGCTGCGGTACGACCCGGGCTTCTTCACCGGAGCGGACCTGCGGCACCTGGCCGGCCAGTTGGAGGCGCTGCTCGAACAGGCGGCGAGCGCCCCTGGGACGCGCCTGGACGCGCTGGAGCCGCTGGGCCCCCGTGAGCGGGAGCGGCTGCTGGTGGACTTCAACGCGACGGAGCGAAGCCTGCCCCCGCGCTGTGTCCATGCGTGGATCGCCGAAGCCGCGGCCCAACACCCCGCGCGGACCGCGGTGGTGTACGAGGACGCGTCCCTCACCTACGCGCAGCTCGACGCCCGGGCCAACCAGGTGGCCCATGCGCTGCGCAAGCGCGGCGTCGGCCCCGAGTCACGGGTCGGGCTGCTGCTGGACCGCTCCCTTGAAATCGTGGTGGGGATGCTGGGCGTGATGAAGGCGGGCGCGGCCTACGTCCCGTTGGATCCCTCCCAGCCCCGCCTGCGCTTGCAGTCCCTGCTGGAGGACCTCCAGGCCCCCGTGCTCCTCACGGAGCGCCGCCGGCTCAAGGATGTGCCCGCGCGGGAGGGCTGCGAGGTGCTGTGCCTGGACCCCGGTGAGGCGGTGTGGTCGGACGAACCCACGCACGCGCCCGAAAGCGACGTCACGCCGGAGCACCCGGCCTACGTGCTGTTCACGTCCGGCTCCACGGGCCGCCCCAAGGGCGTGGTGGTGGAGCACCGCCAGCTCCACAACTACGTCGCGAGCATCCTGGAGCGCCTGGAGCTGCCCCGCGACGCCACCTACGCCACGGTCTCCACGTTCGCGGCGGACCTGGGCAACACGGTCATCTTCCCCGCGCTCTGCACCGGGAGCTGCCTGCACGTCATCTCCTCCGACCGGGCGTCGGATCCGCTCGGGCTGGCGGACTACCTGCGGCGGCATCCGGTGGACGTGCTCAAGGTGGTCCCCAGCCACCTGCGCGCCCTCTTGAGCGCCGGGGACACCCAGGCGCTGTTGCCGAAGCAGCGGCTCATCCTTGGAGGCGAGGCCAGCCCCCGCGCGTGGGTGGAGCAGCTCCAGCAGGCGGCGCCGCACTGCCGCATCCACAACCACTACGGCCCCACCGAGACCACGGTGGGCGTGATGACCTTCCGCTTCGACCCCGCGCGCCCCTTCGCCGCGCGGACGCAGCTGCCCCTTGAGCGCCCCATCGACAACACGCGGGTGTACGTCCTGGACGCGCGGATGCGGCCGGTGCCGGTGGGCGTATCCGGTGAGCTGTACGTCGGCGGGGCCGCGCTCGCGCGGGGCTACCTGGGCCGGCCGGAGCTGACGGCGCAGGCGTTCATCCCGGATCCGTTCAGCGTCGCGCCGGGCGCCCGGCTGTACCGCACCGGCGACCTGGGGCGGCACCTCTCCGACGGCACCCTGGAGCACCTGGGCCGCGCGGACAGCCAGGTGAAGTACCACGGCTATCGCGTGGAGCTGTCGGAGCTGCGCCACGCGCTCACCCAGCATCCCCAGGTGCGCGACGGCGTCGTGCTGCTGAAGCACGACACGAACGGCAACGAGGTGCTGGTCGCCTACTACGTCGCGCGGCAGGAGCTGGAGCCGGAGGAGCTCCGGGCCTTCCTCGCGGAGCGCCTCATCGACGAGGTGCTGCCGAACCTCTACATCCACCTGCGCAAGCTGCCGCTCACCCTCAACGGCAAGCCGCACTACGACGCGCTCCCCTCCATCGAGCAGGCGCGGCAGAAGCAGCGCAAGGCGCGCGTGCCGCCCCGCACGGAGTCGGAGGCCACGCTGGCCCGCATCTGGAGCCAGGTGCTCAACCTGGAGGGCGTCGGCGTCCACGACAACTTCTTCGGTCTGGGCGGCGACTCCATCCTCTGCATCCAGGTCATCTCGAAGGCCAATCAGGCCGGCCTGCGGCTCACCCCGCGACAGCTCTTCCAACACCAGACCATCGCGGACCTGGCCAGCGTCGCCACCGAAGCTCCCGCGGCCCCCGCCATCGTGGAGGCGCCCCTCACGGGCTCCCTGCCGCTCACGCCCATCCAGCGGTGGTTCTTCGACCAGGAGTCACCGGAGCCAGACGCCTGGTGCATCCTGGTGCCGCTCGAAGCGCGTCAGCCCCTGGACGTCGCGCGGATCCAACAGGCGCTGAGCGC
This region of Corallococcus soli genomic DNA includes:
- a CDS encoding pyridoxal phosphate-dependent aminotransferase; protein product: MTVTYDPGVHIAGDGWLALHRNENLFAEPALLDDMARSALSKVTLSAYPHPTSLPLREKLAEVHGVDAANVFVGNGSDEVLSELLRLLRPSYDTLWMQDVGYVIHGVLADRLGYRPQTLPGSTFATGRVTAPDGPCLSVVDSPNAVTGHAVSGDDLAALAHTPGAFLVWDNAYGEISGDTLPREVRPNVVTVRSFSKFYALAGARVGYCIGDRALVARMLQRKDAFNVGAFSQAVALEALTRREHFLQLAGELRAARARLVTALEALGFEVRPPRGSFVFAKHATRDAAALHQGLEARRIAVRHFQKDGVRDYLRITVPPAAGMQRLLEALQALLSEASGNGS
- a CDS encoding aspartyl/asparaginyl beta-hydroxylase domain-containing protein, which codes for MARVTTKLPLTYEPAKLLQALEQISRFQIREEPTYSDPPIHARWGGASLHSIGGRWNDASPGEPALVGFQETELTQVAPYFKQVLDSLPCPKHSVRISVIWPNGRINPHSDWFLGFDKGLIRLHIPITTNPGVEFVVGDEPCRWQPGELWYGDFSLTHHVANQGPVPRVHLIADVCLNDFIVGLFPPEFVARQPGVAKHQEAITLPRSELGTYACRFTVSGSLGDTPLAENLPLEWGLKRDFDGEVRVAGDRLVMAINGQDLIGLEPLGQDAFRMFGVPPAILLVLQREQGRVVSVSLKTPLGQLPFPLASDSRA
- a CDS encoding non-ribosomal peptide synthetase; its protein translation is MSIDVFRLSPQQQRSWRLQRRGGPLCVDGLMHLEGPLRRDDLQRALDRLVDRHEVLRTTFPTPPGSTEPAQAVNPRGEVAWDVLDLGAFAPEERERRAKEHFEQLRARPFPLDSGPALRAMLATLDGERHLLGLVLPAMRADAATLRLLFRELRRAYSAGPDAAASEPLPYLSFSEWQGELVAERADPASPAAAWWERHFRASPPVALPMEQRGGAVSSLAPERHAFTLRGEAVTALEVAARGAGCTVEALVLATWAALLGRLTGQGELVVGLWSDGREHPELAETFGPMARWLPLRCDLEPTGVLDALARQVQQARAELLEWQRYFVWPVEGEEPVAGRDHPTFGFEWDTPAPGDVPVRAFVDHARVTLARESVASGARGLELRYDPGFFTGADLRHLAGQLEALLEQAASAPGTRLDALEPLGPRERERLLVDFNATERSLPPRCVHAWIAEAAAQHPARTAVVYEDASLTYAQLDARANQVAHALRKRGVGPESRVGLLLDRSLEIVVGMLGVMKAGAAYVPLDPSQPRLRLQSLLEDLQAPVLLTERRRLKDVPAREGCEVLCLDPGEAVWSDEPTHAPESDVTPEHPAYVLFTSGSTGRPKGVVVEHRQLHNYVASILERLELPRDATYATVSTFAADLGNTVIFPALCTGSCLHVISSDRASDPLGLADYLRRHPVDVLKVVPSHLRALLSAGDTQALLPKQRLILGGEASPRAWVEQLQQAAPHCRIHNHYGPTETTVGVMTFRFDPARPFAARTQLPLERPIDNTRVYVLDARMRPVPVGVSGELYVGGAALARGYLGRPELTAQAFIPDPFSVAPGARLYRTGDLGRHLSDGTLEHLGRADSQVKYHGYRVELSELRHALTQHPQVRDGVVLLKHDTNGNEVLVAYYVARQELEPEELRAFLAERLIDEVLPNLYIHLRKLPLTLNGKPHYDALPSIEQARQKQRKARVPPRTESEATLARIWSQVLNLEGVGVHDNFFGLGGDSILCIQVISKANQAGLRLTPRQLFQHQTIADLASVATEAPAAPAIVEAPLTGSLPLTPIQRWFFDQESPEPDAWCILVPLEARQPLDVARIQQALSALLDRHDALRLRAVRGPSGWEATVAPQGAPFPLERVDLSAEPDATVEAQVRQVEQRLQQGLHLSTGPVVAAAFLDFGARRPARVLIAAHRLVVDGVSWRILFEHLQSAYEQLLTQERCELPPRTRSLKAWVEALQRHATTGVREELAHWSTAGAPTGPLPVDRVEAALPLTLDQRVAFTLTPEESRALLHTLPERHHSEIGELLIAALAKTLCGWSGQPHLRLDLEGHGREDLFDGMDLSQTVGWFASLYPVQLTPSPGPDLGETVKAVKEQLRAVPRRGIGHGVLRYLGTGDDARALAAQPRAQVLFRYVGQYHLSSPWLTVLDAAEPQAPTRQHRLAVVAGLSEGQLRITWFFSEAMYQRSTMEALAERHAQVLRALIAGDAVSDAPAYTPSDFPLAGLDQRKLDKLLSRFKK
- a CDS encoding PhpK family radical SAM P-methyltransferase; translation: MSESTRLDCVVVGYNETPFVEYEATLRRYGEDSEAYRDLKFSFVDLGDARLNYADLLNRVYREALEPGTPHREFLSGDMPSLAAVYLTSFLRRRGLQSRYINLFQYEKEPLAELLAANPRAIALTTTLYVLNEPVIEMVKFIRQHNPDVRIIVGGPLIANHFRRYQGHELATVLDDLGADLYVVEGQGELTLARILETLRDGGDLSQVPNLAYVDAKGPVRAGRYRINPREEENNPLDENLIDWNGLSDATLGPTLQTRTARSCAYSCSFCAYPMRAGSLTLASLDAVGRELDAMAAQGARNVVFIDDTFNVPLKRFKELCRLMIERQYGFNWFSYFRCSNADEESVELAARSGCRGVFLGIESGSPTILTNMNKAASVEKYTNGMRWLKSHGILTFASFIVGFPGETDATVQETLDFIQTTRPDYYRAQLWYCEPGTPIEGKREQYGITGQGFSWRHATMESLEAMDHIDRMFLTVQDSTWLPQWSFDFWIIPYMMGRGMSLEQFNALMRLAHRLLALEVAYVPPEEKRSLQQGYLRQMRDHVRQWGAPALAAR